One part of the Salinimonas iocasae genome encodes these proteins:
- a CDS encoding YqcC family protein yields the protein MPDKAFIQNQLTKIEQYLKQENLWSAKVPSDAAMSSATPFAADAMPFEQWLQFIYIPKMRDYLAQNDWVPDNMQVAPMAHEVFASNHLTLTHLLMTLDNLSRAKND from the coding sequence GTGCCAGACAAAGCTTTTATCCAAAACCAGCTAACTAAGATTGAACAATATTTAAAGCAGGAAAACCTGTGGTCAGCAAAGGTACCCAGTGACGCTGCAATGTCATCGGCCACCCCTTTTGCTGCCGATGCGATGCCATTTGAACAGTGGTTACAGTTTATTTATATTCCCAAAATGCGCGATTACCTTGCGCAGAATGACTGGGTTCCTGACAACATGCAGGTAGCACCAATGGCACATGAAGTATTTGCATCCAATCATCTTACGCTTACGCATCTTTTGATGACACTGGATAACCTGAGTAGGGCAAAGAATGACTGA
- a CDS encoding DUF3192 domain-containing protein codes for MKHLAIIFALSAPVLLSGCVISVDGDDHGYSSDWEDREYNNRKHISNLNLGTSYERVVGKMGVADFSELDQREDGTYRILYYRTQRTMDDGITTKDECTPLVFKNGELIGWGSKASPHL; via the coding sequence ATGAAACACTTAGCCATTATTTTCGCTCTTAGCGCGCCTGTTCTGCTCTCTGGTTGTGTTATTTCAGTCGATGGTGATGACCACGGCTATTCATCTGACTGGGAAGATCGCGAATACAATAATCGTAAACATATTTCTAATTTAAACCTTGGCACTTCCTATGAGCGAGTTGTCGGTAAAATGGGGGTTGCTGACTTTAGCGAACTCGATCAACGCGAAGACGGCACATATCGTATTCTTTACTATCGCACGCAGCGTACAATGGATGACGGTATAACGACGAAAGACGAATGCACACCGTTAGTATTCAAAAATGGTGAACTTATTGGATGGGGCAGCAAAGCTTCTCCTCATCTTTAA
- the syd gene encoding SecY-interacting protein has product MANQIEASLDALMDTLVSELACQPLTAEYEPDWPSPCYETQSSQTLEDGQVVNWKPVRQDSKNNFSKLEDALEITLDSQFKTFFTRYYAFNITAAASQGPCELLQVVSDDDFARLQENLIGHILMKRRLRQPETLFFGLTDDDSLILSVKNDTGEVVLEKVGKKGEEILADDLSAFISSLKIS; this is encoded by the coding sequence ATGGCCAACCAGATTGAAGCATCACTTGATGCACTGATGGATACGTTAGTCAGTGAACTAGCATGTCAGCCGTTGACCGCCGAGTATGAACCGGACTGGCCATCGCCGTGCTACGAAACACAAAGTTCTCAAACGCTGGAAGACGGTCAGGTTGTGAACTGGAAGCCTGTGCGTCAGGATTCAAAGAATAATTTCTCGAAGCTTGAAGATGCGCTTGAGATAACACTCGATTCGCAATTTAAAACCTTCTTTACCCGCTACTATGCTTTTAATATTACTGCCGCCGCGTCGCAGGGTCCCTGTGAGCTGCTTCAGGTGGTCAGTGATGATGACTTTGCGCGGTTACAGGAAAATCTCATCGGACATATTCTGATGAAACGTCGCTTACGCCAGCCTGAAACCCTGTTTTTCGGTCTGACTGACGACGACAGTCTTATTCTGAGCGTTAAAAACGATACCGGCGAAGTTGTACTGGAAAAAGTTGGTAAGAAAGGCGAAGAGATTTTGGCTGACGATCTGAGTGCCTTTATATCCTCGCTCAAAATCAGTTAG
- the dapD gene encoding 2,3,4,5-tetrahydropyridine-2,6-dicarboxylate N-succinyltransferase, which produces MSELQSIIEQAFEERDALSPSSAPEEIRHAVSQAIDLLNSGQARVAEKIDGEWTVHQWLKKAVLLYFRLHNNDVIDGAESRYFDKVPLKYRDYTAEQFAKDGVRIVPPAAVRTGSFVGNNVVVMPSYVNIGAYVGEGTMVDTWATVGSCAQIGKNVHLSGGVGIGGVLEPLQANPTIIEDNCFIGARSEIVEGVIVEEGAVISMGVYIGQSTRIYDRETGEVHYGRVPAGSVVVPGSLPGKEGGYSLYAAIIVKKVDAKTRAKVGINALLRSAE; this is translated from the coding sequence ATGAGTGAATTACAATCTATTATCGAACAGGCTTTCGAAGAGCGCGATGCCCTTTCTCCCTCTTCTGCCCCTGAAGAAATTCGACACGCTGTAAGCCAGGCAATTGATCTGCTTAATAGTGGTCAGGCGCGTGTTGCTGAAAAAATTGACGGTGAATGGACCGTTCACCAGTGGTTAAAAAAAGCAGTGCTTCTGTATTTTCGCCTGCACAATAACGATGTTATCGATGGTGCAGAAAGCCGCTATTTCGATAAAGTGCCGCTGAAATATCGCGACTATACCGCCGAACAGTTTGCCAAAGACGGGGTTCGCATTGTCCCACCAGCAGCGGTGAGAACCGGCTCTTTTGTTGGTAACAATGTGGTAGTGATGCCTTCCTATGTCAATATTGGTGCGTATGTGGGTGAAGGGACCATGGTCGACACCTGGGCGACCGTTGGCTCATGTGCTCAGATTGGGAAAAATGTTCACCTGTCTGGCGGTGTAGGTATTGGAGGTGTGCTTGAGCCGCTTCAGGCCAACCCGACGATCATTGAAGACAATTGCTTCATTGGTGCACGCTCAGAAATTGTAGAGGGCGTAATCGTTGAAGAAGGTGCTGTTATTTCTATGGGTGTATACATCGGACAAAGCACGCGTATTTACGACCGTGAGACCGGTGAAGTCCATTATGGCCGCGTACCTGCAGGTTCGGTCGTCGTGCCGGGCAGCCTGCCAGGCAAAGAAGGTGGCTATAGCCTTTATGCCGCTATCATAGTGAAGAAGGTCGATGCCAAAACCCGCGCTAAAGTAGGTATTAATGCACTACTGAGAAGTGCTGAGTAA
- a CDS encoding DUF3192 domain-containing protein — translation MNSKVIRLILLGAAAYVTFVFMVIFLYPDKPENMDWQDREEYNKVQITKLSLGATREEVLALLGSPDITEAKMDSENSIQVMFYRTQHVRADGLTTQDECTPLLFENDLLVAWGDGAYQSYLKS, via the coding sequence ATGAATAGTAAGGTAATTCGACTGATTCTTTTAGGTGCCGCCGCCTACGTAACGTTCGTGTTTATGGTGATCTTTTTGTATCCCGATAAACCTGAAAACATGGACTGGCAGGACCGGGAGGAGTACAACAAAGTACAGATTACCAAGCTTTCTCTGGGGGCAACTCGGGAGGAGGTATTAGCCTTGCTCGGTTCACCCGATATCACCGAAGCCAAAATGGATAGTGAAAACTCTATTCAGGTGATGTTTTATCGCACCCAACATGTGCGTGCTGACGGGCTGACCACTCAGGATGAGTGTACACCACTGTTATTTGAAAATGATCTTCTGGTCGCCTGGGGTGATGGTGCGTATCAAAGTTATTTAAAAAGTTAA
- a CDS encoding pseudouridine synthase — protein sequence MTERVEPQEPLKILYQDDTLVAIDKPGGLLVHRSPIDKRETRFAVQQLRDQIGQHVFPVHRLDRPTSGVLLFAYDGKTASELGMQMMARKVQKEYFAIVRGFIHGSGLIDYDLKFRPDKIADKHRGDIPPQPATTEYHPLARYELPIASGRYPSSRYTTVKLKPTTGRKHQLRRHMVHLRHPIIGDTTHGDGKQNKFLKSRFGFSNLALTCTRIVIKHPVSGKSLAINAEPRTEMLDLLTSWAEYQVTN from the coding sequence ATGACTGAACGTGTTGAGCCACAAGAGCCACTTAAAATTCTTTACCAGGATGACACACTGGTGGCCATCGATAAACCTGGCGGGTTACTGGTTCATCGTAGTCCCATCGATAAACGGGAAACCCGCTTTGCTGTACAACAGCTCAGAGACCAGATCGGCCAGCATGTTTTTCCTGTGCACCGTTTAGACAGGCCCACCTCTGGCGTACTTTTGTTTGCCTATGATGGCAAAACAGCCAGTGAATTGGGTATGCAGATGATGGCCCGGAAGGTTCAAAAAGAATATTTTGCGATTGTCAGGGGATTTATTCATGGTAGCGGGCTTATCGACTATGACCTGAAATTTCGTCCGGACAAGATTGCGGATAAACATCGCGGTGATATTCCTCCGCAACCGGCGACCACCGAGTATCACCCATTGGCGCGCTATGAATTGCCTATTGCATCGGGGCGTTATCCTTCTTCCAGGTATACCACGGTAAAATTAAAGCCCACAACAGGTCGCAAACATCAGCTTCGCCGGCATATGGTGCATTTACGCCATCCTATTATTGGCGATACCACCCATGGTGACGGAAAACAGAATAAATTTTTAAAATCACGGTTTGGTTTTAGCAATTTGGCCTTAACTTGTACCAGGATAGTGATAAAACACCCGGTGAGCGGCAAATCGCTGGCAATTAATGCTGAACCCCGGACAGAGATGCTCGACTTGCTGACATCATGGGCTGAGTATCAGGTAACTAATTGA
- a CDS encoding flavodoxin — MAKLGIFCGSVYGNAQHVAEQVEEDLSTQGYDCELFQDAAVTDFTESDAILVITSTTGQGDIPPNLEFTYMDLKDEFPLMTNKPFAVAALGDSSYENFCGGGRHFQELLTELQGNAVADMLEVDAIETLEPEQDVVDWVNGIKDKLFAG, encoded by the coding sequence ATGGCGAAACTGGGAATATTCTGCGGCAGTGTATATGGCAATGCCCAGCATGTCGCTGAGCAGGTAGAAGAAGACTTGTCTACACAGGGCTATGACTGCGAGTTATTTCAGGATGCGGCAGTGACTGATTTCACTGAATCTGACGCAATTCTGGTTATCACATCAACGACCGGGCAGGGAGATATTCCACCAAACCTTGAGTTTACCTATATGGACCTCAAGGATGAATTCCCGCTGATGACAAACAAACCATTTGCTGTTGCGGCATTAGGTGACAGTAGTTACGAAAACTTCTGTGGCGGTGGCCGCCATTTTCAGGAACTACTGACGGAGCTTCAGGGGAACGCGGTTGCTGATATGCTGGAGGTCGACGCGATTGAAACGCTGGAGCCTGAACAGGATGTTGTTGACTGGGTTAACGGTATTAAAGACAAGCTGTTTGCCGGTTAA
- the ppnN gene encoding nucleotide 5'-monophosphate nucleosidase PpnN, translated as MKKVQLNPLGWMSQLSQLEVSQLQDTTHSELYDVFRNCCLAVLNSGVDEDDYEVLFAPYDNFDVKLVRRERGVKIELIDPPEVAFVDGKLVRGVHEHLFAVMRDMLFMGNKYARAHDTATDTLSTTDMVFDMLRHAQALEGNDDLSTIVCWGGHSIKEHEYKYTKEVGYQLGLREMNICTGCGPGAMKGPMKGAAIGHAKQRYKNGRYIGISEPSIIAAEPPNAIVNELIIMPDIEKRLEAFVRFAHGIVIFPGGVGTAEELLYLLGILTNERNAQQPLPVILTGPAGSQSYFEAIDDFIGATLGPKAQSKYQIIIDDPVEVARVLCQSKSKIEQYRRAVGDSFSFNWSLKIDEPFQTPFIPTHESMSDLALHQDQSVADLAVVLRQAFSGIVAGNVKAEGVRQIKEKGPFQLNGDAGLMKRIDTLLRSFVEQQRMKLPGSEYVPCYTITQI; from the coding sequence ATGAAAAAAGTGCAGTTAAACCCTCTGGGCTGGATGAGCCAGCTTTCTCAGCTTGAAGTCTCACAACTTCAGGATACTACGCATAGCGAACTTTATGACGTTTTCAGAAACTGCTGTCTGGCAGTGCTAAACAGCGGCGTAGACGAAGACGACTATGAAGTGCTGTTTGCCCCCTACGACAATTTTGATGTCAAACTGGTTCGTCGGGAACGAGGCGTAAAAATCGAGCTAATTGATCCGCCGGAAGTTGCATTTGTTGATGGTAAATTAGTCCGTGGTGTTCACGAGCACCTTTTTGCGGTAATGCGCGACATGCTGTTTATGGGTAATAAATATGCCCGCGCGCATGATACTGCAACCGATACGCTCAGTACGACTGATATGGTCTTTGATATGCTCAGGCATGCTCAGGCATTAGAGGGTAATGATGATCTTAGCACCATCGTTTGTTGGGGCGGCCACTCTATAAAAGAGCATGAGTATAAATACACGAAAGAAGTCGGTTACCAGCTTGGCCTGCGCGAAATGAACATTTGTACCGGCTGTGGACCCGGTGCCATGAAAGGTCCGATGAAAGGTGCCGCGATAGGTCATGCTAAACAGCGCTATAAAAATGGCCGTTATATCGGAATTTCAGAGCCAAGCATTATCGCTGCCGAGCCACCCAATGCGATTGTGAACGAACTTATCATTATGCCAGACATAGAAAAACGACTGGAGGCTTTCGTTCGCTTTGCCCATGGCATTGTAATTTTCCCTGGCGGTGTAGGCACAGCAGAAGAACTGCTTTACCTGCTTGGTATTCTGACGAATGAGCGCAATGCGCAGCAACCGCTGCCAGTTATTTTAACGGGACCGGCTGGCTCGCAGTCTTACTTCGAGGCAATTGATGATTTTATTGGTGCCACGTTGGGGCCAAAAGCACAAAGTAAATATCAGATAATCATCGATGATCCGGTGGAGGTTGCACGGGTACTTTGCCAGAGTAAGAGTAAGATTGAACAGTACCGCCGGGCCGTGGGTGACTCGTTTAGCTTCAACTGGTCTTTAAAAATTGATGAGCCGTTCCAGACGCCTTTTATTCCAACACATGAAAGCATGTCAGACCTGGCTCTGCATCAGGATCAAAGTGTTGCTGACCTTGCCGTGGTGCTGCGCCAGGCGTTTTCGGGCATTGTTGCCGGTAATGTTAAAGCGGAGGGCGTTCGCCAGATAAAGGAAAAGGGCCCTTTTCAACTAAACGGCGACGCAGGACTGATGAAACGTATCGATACATTACTTCGGTCCTTTGTAGAGCAACAGCGAATGAAGTTGCCTGGCTCAGAATATGTGCCGTGTTACACCATCACGCAAATCTGA
- a CDS encoding GNAT family N-acetyltransferase — MHRTSTPAPDLYALKAIHLDVDDLNVAASILYNAYFDDPVLNQIFHAENEGYDSRLRSAIREELHAFWDSGQTLIGLFDDHRMLAVTCLAEPGAGFTPGKMWHWRVKMMLTAGLFSTRQLIEKEEKVLAAMPASHFHMIVLIGVHPDYQHAGLGHILTGAVDSIVTEHPDSEGVGVFATIPSYEKFFLSCDFQPVKALEIASISGTILFKTRPVDS, encoded by the coding sequence ATGCATCGAACCTCTACACCAGCCCCAGATTTATATGCACTGAAAGCCATTCACCTTGATGTGGATGATTTAAATGTTGCTGCATCTATTCTTTATAACGCGTATTTTGATGACCCTGTATTAAACCAGATCTTTCATGCAGAAAATGAGGGGTACGACAGTCGGCTTCGAAGCGCAATTCGTGAAGAGCTGCATGCATTCTGGGACAGCGGTCAGACGCTGATAGGACTGTTTGATGACCACAGGATGCTGGCAGTAACGTGTCTGGCAGAACCCGGCGCAGGATTTACGCCGGGGAAAATGTGGCACTGGCGTGTCAAGATGATGCTGACAGCAGGTTTATTCAGTACCAGGCAGCTAATAGAAAAAGAGGAAAAAGTGTTAGCTGCTATGCCCGCCAGTCATTTCCATATGATTGTGTTGATTGGTGTCCATCCAGATTATCAACATGCTGGTCTGGGCCACATCCTGACAGGCGCCGTGGATAGTATTGTTACCGAACATCCGGATAGTGAAGGAGTCGGCGTGTTCGCTACCATTCCCTCCTATGAAAAGTTTTTCCTGTCTTGTGACTTTCAGCCTGTTAAAGCTCTGGAAATTGCCTCCATCTCAGGAACGATCCTGTTTAAAACCCGACCAGTCGATAGTTAG
- a CDS encoding GGDEF domain-containing protein, with protein sequence MTNKQLQVLKQQHALLAQFIIRLSLFYQGYSKAIDEELQTLRGHLGSNANFTLAHVSINKLNALLQEDGGVLRRFKTDTLQSVEGAAKALLATSGKANANTSIIDTISQARRPAESLYDVTQLCVQTITLYSQVTDTLPKPVGVAVKSHSNEPLQAPATLLMALQEELVQLLDTYQKRLPDNTELTILKQKVVEGLNNDELLNVCLTLLRLIVKDSMQEAIISGKVIQSLHHSLSSLHQGLNKSIDQAHCTFAVQQDDNLAMRKELIKLENDVARSDSFSALKTQTQQQLKQVGSALEKREENDRLAQQALSGQLEALKAQVAELESKTRYYRNRLAKQVATSQTDPLTKLPNRQAYNEHLRKLLDNRNINEQSLCLAVVDIDHFKSINDRFGHSAGDKTLQVIGKQLSKALDDNDFIARWGGEEFVLILPGLNAKSLKQKLERLRTRLTELPFKFKQDRLTITASFGGTCFSHGEDPDAVFERADSLLYQAKRAGRNCVVTDKDDV encoded by the coding sequence ATGACAAACAAACAGCTCCAGGTGCTAAAGCAGCAACATGCATTATTGGCGCAATTTATTATTCGGCTATCGTTGTTTTATCAGGGATACTCTAAAGCCATTGATGAAGAGTTACAGACACTTCGCGGCCACTTGGGGAGTAATGCCAATTTCACGCTGGCGCACGTCAGTATAAATAAGCTTAATGCGCTTTTGCAGGAAGATGGCGGCGTATTAAGGCGATTTAAAACAGACACATTACAGTCGGTCGAAGGCGCTGCAAAAGCATTACTGGCCACCTCCGGCAAAGCCAATGCTAATACCTCAATTATAGATACAATCAGTCAGGCCAGAAGGCCTGCTGAATCTTTGTATGATGTGACCCAGTTGTGCGTTCAAACCATTACTTTATATTCGCAGGTAACCGACACGCTTCCAAAGCCTGTTGGCGTAGCGGTTAAGAGCCATTCTAATGAACCTTTGCAGGCACCGGCAACATTACTTATGGCCTTGCAGGAAGAGCTTGTGCAACTGCTGGATACCTATCAGAAACGCCTGCCCGATAATACTGAGTTAACCATATTAAAACAGAAAGTTGTCGAGGGGTTGAATAACGATGAGTTGCTGAATGTTTGTCTTACATTGCTACGACTCATCGTTAAAGATTCAATGCAGGAAGCAATCATCTCCGGAAAGGTTATTCAGAGTTTGCATCATTCACTGAGCAGCCTGCACCAGGGTCTGAATAAAAGTATTGACCAGGCGCATTGTACGTTTGCCGTTCAACAAGATGACAACCTGGCAATGCGTAAAGAGCTGATAAAGCTTGAGAATGATGTTGCCCGCTCTGATTCTTTCTCTGCTTTGAAAACACAGACGCAGCAACAGCTCAAGCAGGTAGGTAGCGCGCTTGAGAAACGCGAAGAAAATGACCGCCTGGCTCAGCAGGCGCTTAGTGGCCAGCTTGAGGCGTTAAAAGCACAGGTTGCAGAGCTTGAATCAAAAACCCGCTACTATCGCAACCGTCTGGCCAAACAGGTCGCCACCAGCCAGACTGATCCTTTAACTAAACTACCTAACCGGCAAGCTTATAACGAGCACCTTCGTAAACTATTGGATAACAGAAATATAAACGAACAGTCTTTATGCCTTGCCGTGGTGGATATTGATCATTTTAAGTCGATTAATGACAGATTCGGGCATTCTGCCGGTGACAAAACATTGCAGGTTATTGGAAAACAGCTAAGTAAGGCTTTGGATGACAACGACTTTATTGCACGATGGGGCGGTGAAGAATTTGTTTTAATACTGCCGGGTCTGAACGCTAAGTCGTTGAAACAAAAATTAGAACGGCTAAGAACCAGACTGACCGAATTACCGTTTAAGTTCAAACAAGATCGCCTGACAATTACCGCCTCCTTCGGCGGCACCTGTTTTAGTCATGGCGAGGACCCCGACGCTGTTTTTGAGCGGGCCGACAGTTTGTTATATCAGGCGAAGCGCGCCGGCCGAAATTGTGTTGTCACCGATAAGGACGACGTGTAA
- a CDS encoding DUF3301 domain-containing protein: MTLGELVLFFLLILTGLQFWRIRSISEQAYLQIGRYCETHHLQLLSVARKRTRLSFKYGKIDWLSSFAFEFSGNGEDRYTGHVDMIGKHVIRTQLPPYKV, encoded by the coding sequence ATGACGCTGGGTGAACTGGTTCTATTTTTTTTACTAATACTTACCGGGCTACAATTCTGGCGCATCAGAAGCATCAGCGAACAGGCCTATCTGCAGATTGGGCGTTACTGTGAAACGCATCATTTGCAGCTATTGTCTGTGGCGAGAAAGCGTACCCGTCTTTCTTTTAAATATGGCAAAATTGATTGGTTATCTTCTTTTGCCTTTGAATTTTCTGGCAATGGTGAAGACCGCTATACAGGGCATGTCGATATGATCGGAAAACACGTCATCCGAACCCAGCTTCCTCCCTACAAGGTGTAG
- a CDS encoding DUF3549 family protein encodes MGAQTIESISEFLLHAGTNFQIVDMGREITAIDAQTFLDIENAAIPVPRPRQQHAWFGIIFWNTQQKQNEYIWFVKLPVDEQGLLVPASRNHFLQIIVDALGSSLTEDSEQDQTLPDNPYNFVPNQQQMSLFNAYARNLLDKPATQGINDVNRYLSHPAIVDWTKLSVQAVADTALLINQPDKKEAVKACFHLYAADFQSVLLSGCEPVCLDSDLVETFCQAIAASDDSVKRDQAILRALTTQSDDPRIQNILHDMMCEEASLDVDTLSVIAARHYRQLNDELIKLFFEQVAKCDESQGFEGALFKGFFADLVQIPCTRERVLTLLRLPERSATLSRAIGQLFTQAKG; translated from the coding sequence ATGGGTGCGCAGACCATCGAGTCCATAAGCGAATTTTTGCTACATGCCGGGACAAACTTCCAGATAGTAGATATGGGAAGAGAAATTACCGCTATCGACGCTCAGACATTTCTGGATATAGAAAATGCTGCGATCCCTGTCCCCCGCCCTCGCCAGCAGCATGCCTGGTTTGGCATTATCTTCTGGAACACTCAGCAAAAACAGAATGAATACATCTGGTTTGTAAAACTGCCTGTCGATGAGCAGGGCTTGCTGGTTCCTGCTAGCCGTAATCACTTTTTGCAGATTATCGTTGATGCATTGGGTAGCAGCCTGACTGAGGACAGTGAGCAGGATCAGACACTGCCTGACAACCCATACAATTTTGTTCCGAATCAGCAGCAGATGAGCCTGTTCAACGCCTATGCCCGTAACTTACTGGATAAGCCTGCCACACAGGGAATTAATGATGTTAACCGTTACCTTAGCCACCCGGCTATTGTTGACTGGACGAAGTTATCCGTTCAGGCGGTTGCTGATACAGCACTGCTTATCAATCAGCCTGATAAAAAGGAAGCGGTAAAAGCCTGTTTTCATTTATACGCCGCTGATTTTCAAAGCGTACTTTTAAGCGGATGTGAGCCGGTGTGTCTGGACAGCGATTTGGTAGAAACATTCTGCCAGGCTATTGCCGCCAGCGATGACAGTGTAAAGCGCGATCAGGCAATTTTGCGGGCGCTGACAACACAATCCGACGATCCGAGAATTCAAAATATTCTGCATGACATGATGTGCGAAGAGGCTTCACTTGATGTTGATACTCTCAGCGTTATCGCTGCTCGCCACTACAGGCAATTAAACGATGAGCTCATAAAGTTGTTTTTTGAGCAGGTTGCTAAGTGCGATGAGTCACAAGGTTTTGAGGGAGCCCTTTTTAAAGGCTTTTTTGCTGACCTGGTCCAGATACCATGTACACGCGAACGTGTATTGACGTTGCTTCGCCTGCCAGAGCGAAGTGCTACATTATCGCGCGCTATCGGTCAGCTGTTTACTCAGGCTAAAGGGTAA
- the queF gene encoding NADPH-dependent 7-cyano-7-deazaguanine reductase QueF (Catalyzes the NADPH-dependent reduction of 7-cyano-7-deazaguanine (preQ0) to 7-aminomethyl-7-deazaguanine (preQ1) in queuosine biosynthesis) yields the protein MTNETEARLPEGLSLGREVTYEAHYNPALLQGVPRALSRDLQGISAQALPFSGVDTWTGYELSWLTLKGKPQVGILQCEVPVTSEFLIESKSFKLYLNSFNQTQFESRSDVEKTLRKDLSKCAGEPVSVAIYLPAEFDNFAVTPLPGTNIDDADIEISTYSPDASILQTSATKVSETLNSDLLKSNCLITSQPDWASILIKYEGYALDQSALLKYLVGYRQHNEFHEQCVERIFCDLINLPGMEKLTVLARYTRRGGLDINPFRSNFELPYPNRRTARQ from the coding sequence ATGACAAACGAAACTGAAGCAAGATTACCAGAAGGCCTTTCACTTGGCCGGGAGGTTACCTATGAAGCGCACTATAATCCAGCGCTATTGCAGGGCGTTCCCCGTGCGTTGAGCAGAGACTTGCAGGGTATTTCCGCGCAGGCGTTGCCTTTCTCAGGAGTAGACACCTGGACCGGCTATGAGCTTTCATGGCTGACGTTAAAAGGGAAACCTCAGGTTGGAATATTACAATGTGAGGTACCGGTTACCTCTGAATTTTTAATTGAGTCGAAGTCATTCAAGTTGTATCTGAACAGTTTTAACCAGACACAATTTGAAAGTCGTAGCGATGTTGAAAAAACGCTGAGGAAAGATTTGAGTAAATGCGCCGGCGAACCAGTTAGCGTCGCCATTTATTTGCCAGCAGAATTTGATAATTTTGCAGTGACGCCGTTACCGGGTACGAACATTGATGATGCTGATATAGAAATTAGCACCTATTCGCCGGATGCTTCAATATTACAAACATCCGCAACAAAGGTCAGTGAAACCCTTAACAGTGACTTGCTGAAATCTAACTGCCTGATAACCAGTCAGCCGGACTGGGCGAGTATCCTGATTAAATACGAAGGTTATGCGCTAGATCAAAGCGCGTTGTTGAAATATCTGGTTGGATATCGCCAACACAATGAGTTTCATGAACAATGTGTTGAGCGGATCTTTTGCGATCTGATTAATTTGCCAGGCATGGAAAAGCTCACCGTACTGGCACGGTATACGCGACGCGGGGGATTGGACATCAATCCGTTTCGCTCAAACTTTGAGCTCCCCTACCCAAATCGTCGCACTGCCAGACAATAA